A window from Micromonospora terminaliae encodes these proteins:
- a CDS encoding AfsR/SARP family transcriptional regulator has product MRFAILGPLRTGGGEVTVTAGRDRTVLAMLLLRAGRIVPVEELIDAVWEDRPPATARTQLQICVSRLRQRLATLGPPGEIIITDPVGYGVRIEPDDLDAEMFARGVEAGRAAVGAGRPAEARQHYRAALALWRGPALAGIASRSVRRRAQALDEQRLAALEECVDVELRLRQAADVIDELTETVERNPLRERLRGQLMLALSAVGRQADALAVYREGRHIYAQELGLEPGVALQELHQRVLAGDLALGGVEALPVVPVRALPRAISDFTGRQQTMARLVKEIEEDAARVQLIDGMAGSGKTALAVHVATALADRYPDAQLFIDLHGHSERTPLPPGAAVATLLRQLGVPPERVPLELEDRLALWRSELAGRRALVVLDNAANADQVAPLLPNGLDCLVLITSRRRLLGLDEGRPSSLPVLDPEEAVELLGRVAGEERVAAEPEAAAEVARRCGYLPLAIRLAGARLAHRPRWRVADLAGRLVTGSGPLAELVAGQRSVGQAFALSYAQVSPAAQRLFRLLGLHPGVRFDNRVAAALADVGLPLVQDLLDELVDAHLAEEVEPGRYRLHDLLREYGRTLLGVPELAAERSGALARLLDHHLHVTVAIARTVEASGSRKTLPAGTPERSDLVAAAAAEGRPWFEENLPALTALVRLAEEEDFPERCWQLARACWRLNFDGGHLDELIETHTVGLRVAERLGDEVAVASMLNYLSSAYYRLARFPEAIRLMELALDLRRRLGLRSEVLSTLWNLGASYAGNGDYQLGMARFDEALGLLRGIDDAGDLTNLQNNLCLALLAWGRYAEALRVGRLHLLLARQTRDLRQTSHALGHLGMIRHRLGDAAPARRLLRVALHLKRQLGNRYGEGEVLNEIGMLEREDGRPERAAALHRDALVAMTEVGDRIGQCASRNLLALAIRDQGDVASALDLHRRVLADATRLGARYEQARALDGIGRCLRDTDPDAARSHWTRSLALLRQVESPDRHEVERLLAELD; this is encoded by the coding sequence ATGCGGTTCGCGATTCTGGGGCCGCTGCGGACAGGCGGCGGCGAGGTCACCGTCACCGCCGGTCGCGACCGGACGGTGCTCGCCATGCTGCTGCTGCGTGCGGGTCGGATCGTGCCCGTCGAGGAGCTGATCGACGCGGTCTGGGAGGACCGCCCGCCGGCCACCGCGCGGACGCAGCTGCAGATCTGCGTGTCGCGACTGCGGCAGCGCCTGGCGACGCTCGGGCCTCCCGGGGAGATCATCATCACCGATCCGGTCGGCTACGGCGTCCGGATCGAGCCCGACGACCTCGACGCCGAGATGTTCGCCCGCGGGGTGGAGGCCGGCCGGGCCGCGGTCGGCGCCGGCCGGCCCGCGGAGGCGCGCCAGCACTACCGCGCGGCGCTGGCGCTGTGGCGCGGTCCGGCACTGGCCGGGATCGCCAGCCGGAGCGTACGCCGGCGGGCGCAGGCACTCGACGAGCAACGACTCGCCGCACTGGAGGAGTGCGTCGACGTCGAGCTGCGGCTACGGCAGGCGGCCGACGTGATCGACGAGCTGACCGAGACCGTCGAACGGAACCCGCTCCGGGAGCGGCTGCGGGGGCAGCTCATGCTCGCCCTCTCCGCCGTGGGCCGGCAGGCCGACGCGCTCGCCGTCTACCGGGAGGGCCGGCACATCTACGCCCAGGAGCTGGGCCTCGAGCCGGGCGTGGCATTGCAGGAGCTGCACCAGCGGGTCCTGGCCGGCGACCTGGCGCTGGGCGGCGTCGAGGCTCTGCCGGTCGTCCCGGTGCGTGCGCTGCCCCGGGCGATCAGCGACTTCACCGGCCGGCAGCAGACGATGGCCCGGCTGGTCAAGGAGATCGAGGAGGACGCCGCCCGGGTCCAACTCATCGACGGGATGGCCGGCAGCGGCAAGACGGCTCTCGCCGTACACGTGGCGACCGCCCTGGCCGACCGCTACCCGGACGCCCAGCTCTTCATCGACCTGCACGGACACAGCGAACGGACGCCGCTGCCGCCGGGCGCGGCGGTGGCCACCCTGCTGCGCCAGCTCGGTGTCCCGCCGGAGCGGGTGCCGCTGGAACTGGAGGACCGGCTGGCGCTCTGGCGCAGCGAACTGGCCGGCCGGCGGGCCCTCGTGGTGCTGGACAATGCCGCGAACGCCGACCAGGTGGCGCCGCTGCTGCCGAACGGTCTCGACTGCCTGGTGCTGATCACCAGCCGCCGCCGGCTGCTCGGGCTGGACGAGGGCCGCCCGTCGTCGCTGCCCGTGCTGGACCCGGAGGAGGCGGTCGAGCTGCTCGGCCGGGTGGCCGGCGAGGAGCGGGTGGCCGCCGAGCCGGAGGCCGCCGCCGAGGTCGCCCGGCGATGCGGGTACCTGCCGCTGGCCATCCGGCTGGCCGGCGCGCGGCTCGCGCACCGGCCCCGCTGGCGGGTCGCCGACCTGGCCGGGCGCCTGGTCACCGGTTCCGGGCCGCTGGCCGAGCTGGTTGCGGGGCAGCGGTCGGTGGGCCAGGCGTTCGCGCTGTCGTACGCGCAGGTCTCCCCGGCGGCGCAGCGGCTGTTCCGGTTGCTCGGCCTGCACCCCGGCGTGCGGTTCGACAATCGGGTCGCCGCCGCGCTCGCCGACGTCGGCCTGCCGCTCGTGCAGGACCTGCTGGACGAACTGGTCGACGCGCACCTGGCGGAGGAGGTGGAGCCCGGCCGGTACCGGCTGCACGACCTGCTCCGCGAGTACGGCCGGACGCTGCTCGGCGTCCCGGAGCTGGCCGCCGAGCGGAGCGGGGCGCTGGCCCGACTGCTGGATCACCACCTGCACGTCACCGTGGCGATCGCCCGCACAGTCGAGGCGTCGGGCAGCCGGAAGACGCTGCCGGCGGGTACGCCGGAGCGCAGTGACCTGGTGGCGGCGGCCGCCGCCGAGGGGCGGCCCTGGTTCGAGGAGAACCTGCCCGCACTCACCGCGCTGGTCCGGCTGGCCGAGGAGGAGGACTTCCCGGAGCGGTGCTGGCAGCTGGCGCGGGCCTGCTGGCGGCTCAACTTCGACGGCGGGCACCTCGACGAGCTGATCGAGACGCACACCGTCGGCCTCCGGGTCGCCGAGCGGCTCGGTGACGAGGTGGCCGTCGCCTCGATGTTGAACTACCTGTCCTCGGCGTACTACCGGCTGGCCCGCTTCCCCGAGGCGATCCGGCTCATGGAGCTGGCGCTCGACCTGCGCCGCCGGCTCGGGCTGCGGAGCGAGGTGCTCAGCACCCTGTGGAACCTCGGCGCCTCCTACGCCGGGAACGGTGACTACCAGCTGGGCATGGCGCGGTTCGACGAGGCGCTCGGGCTGCTGCGGGGCATCGACGACGCCGGCGATCTGACGAACCTCCAGAACAACCTCTGCCTGGCACTGCTCGCCTGGGGCCGGTACGCGGAGGCGCTGCGGGTCGGCCGGCTGCACCTGCTGCTGGCCCGCCAGACCCGGGACCTCCGGCAGACCTCCCACGCCCTGGGGCATCTCGGCATGATCAGGCACCGGCTGGGTGACGCCGCACCGGCCCGCCGGCTCCTGCGGGTCGCGCTCCACCTCAAGCGCCAGCTGGGCAACCGCTACGGCGAGGGCGAGGTGCTGAACGAGATCGGCATGCTGGAACGCGAGGACGGCCGTCCGGAGCGGGCTGCCGCCCTGCACCGCGACGCGCTGGTGGCGATGACCGAGGTGGGTGACCGCATCGGGCAGTGCGCCTCCCGCAACCTGCTGGCACTGGCCATCCGCGACCAGGGGGACGTGGCGAGCGCGCTCGACCTGCACCGCCGGGTGCTCGCCGACGCCACCCGCCTGGGTGCCCGCTACGAACAGGCGCGGGCGCTCGACGGCATCGGCCGCTGCCTGCGGGACACCGACCCGGACGCGGCCCGCTCGCACTGGACCCGGTCGCTGGCGCTGCTGCGCCAGGTCGAGTCGCCGGACCGGCACGAGGTGGAACGGCTGCTGGCGGAGCTGGACTGA
- a CDS encoding class II fumarate hydratase: MVRVTTPEATGYRIERDSMGEVEVPAEALWRAQTQRAVQNFPISGRGIEPAQIKALAQIKGAAAQVNAELGVIGADVGEAIATAAAHVADGGYDDQFPVDVFQTGSGTSSNMNTNEVIATLAARELGRSVHPNDDVNASQSSNDVFPSSIHLAATQAVVEDLLPALKHLAGALEEKAAEFETVVKAGRTHLMDATPVTLGQEFGGYAAQVRYGVERLEGALPRLAELPLGGTAVGTGINTPLGFAARVIEKLRASTGLPLTEARNHFEAQGARDALVEASGQLRTVAVGLYKMANDIRWMGSGPRAGLRELRIPDLQPGSSIMPGKVNPVVAEAMRQVCAQVIGNDAAVAFAGSQGDFELNVMLPVMGRNLLESIRLISAASRLFADRLVAGLVADAEVCLAYAEGSPSIVTPLNRHLGYDEAASIAKEALAKQVSIREVVISRGHVDSGKLSESQLDEALDLLRMTHP; the protein is encoded by the coding sequence ATGGTACGCGTGACGACTCCAGAGGCGACCGGCTACCGGATCGAACGCGACTCGATGGGTGAGGTGGAGGTGCCCGCCGAGGCGCTGTGGCGGGCGCAGACCCAGCGCGCGGTGCAGAACTTCCCGATCTCCGGGCGGGGCATCGAACCGGCCCAGATCAAGGCCCTGGCGCAGATCAAGGGGGCGGCGGCCCAGGTCAACGCCGAGCTGGGAGTTATCGGCGCGGACGTGGGCGAGGCGATCGCCACCGCAGCCGCGCACGTGGCCGACGGCGGATACGACGACCAGTTCCCGGTCGACGTCTTCCAGACCGGCTCGGGCACCTCGTCCAACATGAACACCAACGAGGTGATCGCCACCCTGGCCGCCCGCGAGCTGGGCCGCAGCGTGCACCCGAACGACGACGTGAACGCCTCGCAGTCCAGCAACGACGTCTTCCCGTCCTCGATCCACCTGGCCGCCACCCAGGCCGTGGTGGAGGATCTGCTGCCCGCGCTCAAGCACCTGGCCGGCGCGCTGGAGGAGAAGGCCGCCGAGTTCGAGACCGTGGTGAAGGCGGGCCGTACCCACCTGATGGACGCCACCCCGGTCACCCTCGGGCAGGAGTTCGGCGGCTACGCCGCCCAGGTCCGCTACGGCGTCGAGCGGCTGGAGGGGGCGCTGCCCCGGCTGGCCGAGCTGCCGCTCGGCGGCACCGCCGTGGGCACCGGCATCAACACCCCGCTGGGCTTCGCCGCGCGGGTGATCGAGAAGCTGCGCGCCTCCACCGGGCTGCCGCTGACCGAGGCGCGCAACCACTTCGAGGCGCAGGGCGCCCGGGACGCGCTCGTGGAGGCCTCCGGTCAGCTCCGTACCGTCGCCGTCGGGCTCTACAAGATGGCCAACGACATCCGCTGGATGGGCTCCGGCCCCCGGGCCGGCCTGCGCGAGCTGCGCATCCCCGACCTCCAGCCCGGCTCGTCGATCATGCCCGGCAAGGTGAACCCGGTGGTCGCCGAGGCGATGCGGCAGGTGTGCGCGCAGGTGATCGGCAACGACGCCGCCGTGGCGTTCGCCGGCTCGCAGGGCGACTTCGAGCTGAACGTCATGCTTCCCGTGATGGGCCGCAACCTGCTGGAGTCGATCCGGCTGATCTCCGCGGCGAGCCGGCTGTTCGCCGACCGCCTGGTGGCCGGCCTGGTCGCGGACGCCGAGGTCTGCCTGGCGTACGCCGAGGGCTCGCCGTCGATCGTCACCCCGCTCAACCGCCACCTCGGGTACGACGAGGCCGCCTCGATCGCGAAGGAGGCGCTGGCCAAGCAGGTCTCCATCCGGGAGGTGGTGATCTCCCGCGGGCACGTCGACTCCGGCAAGCTCAGCGAGTCCCAGCTCGACGAGGCTCTGGACCTGCTCCGGATGACCCACCCGTGA